In the genome of Streptomyces aquilus, the window GCTGAAGAGCATGTGAAGGCTAATTCCGTTTACCGCCCACTGTTTTGATCAGGTTCCGCTACCTACAATCCGTCCACATCTTGAGCTCAGCCCAAGCGTCAAGGAGGACGAATGGCGGGGCTTTCTACCCCTCAGTTGGACCATCCCACTTCTCTCGCAGCCGCGGTCCTGACCGACGACAACCGGATCATCGTCTGGGTGATCGCCGCCGTCGCGGTGGCCGCGCTCGTGGTCGCGGGTGTCCTGGTGCGCCAGGTGCTCGCGGCGGGCGAGGGAACCGACAGCATGAAAGAGATCGCATCGGCCGTACAGGAAGGCGCGAACGCCTATCTGGCCCGGCAGTTGCGCACGCTCGGCGTATTCGCCGTGGTCGTGTTCTTCCTGCTCATGCTGCTGCCCGCGGACGACTGGAATCAGCGCGCCGGTCGGTCCGTCTTCTTCTTGATCGGCGCGGGGTTCTCGGCGGCCACCGGTTATATCGGCATGTGGCTCGCCGTGCGCAGCAATGTGCGCGTAGCCGCGGCGGCACGGGAAGCGACCCCGGCGGAAGGTGAACCGGAAAAGGATCTCACCGCCGTCTCGCACAAAGCAATGAAGATCGCTTTCCGCACGGGCGGCGTCGTCGGCATGTTCACGGTGGGGCTCGGTCTGCTGGGCGCCTCCTGTGTCGTGCTGGTGTACGCGGCCGATGCGCCGAAGGTGCTCGAGGGCTTCGGCCTCGGGGCCGCCCTGATCGCCATGTTCATGCGTGTCGGTGGCGGCATCTTCACCAAGGCCGCCGACGTCGGCGCCGACCTGGTCGGCAAGGTCGAGCAGGGCATTCCGGAGGACGACCCGCGCAATGCCGCGACCATCGCCGACAACGTGGGCGACAACGTCGGCGACTGCGCCGGCATGGCGGCCGACCTCTTCGAGTCGTACGCCGTGACCCTGGTCGCCGCGCTGATCCTCGGCAAGGCGGCCTTCGGTGACGCCGGGCTCGCCTTCCCGCTGATCGTGCCCGCGATCGGTGTGCTGACGGCCATGATCGGCATCTTCGCGGTGGCGCCGCGCCGGTCCGACCGCAGCGGCATGTCCGCGATCAACCGGGGGTTCTTCATCTCCGCGGTGATCTCGCTCGTGCTGGTGGCCGCGGCCGTCTTCGCGTACCTGCCGTCGTCGTACGCCGATCTCGACGGCGTCACCGAGGGGGAGATCGCCGGGAAGGGCGGCGACCCGCGGATCCTCGCGCTCGTCGCGGTCGCCATCGGCATCCTGCTCGCCGCCGTCATCCAGCAGCTGACCGGCTACTTCACCGAGACCAACCGGCGTCCCGTCATGGACATCGGGAAGTCCTCGCTCACCGGCCCGGCCACCGTCGTCCTCGCCGGTATCTCCGTCGGTCTCGAATCGGCCGTCTACACCGCCCTGCTGATCGGCCTCGGCGTCTACGGGGCGTTCCTGCTCGGCGGTACGTCGATCATGCTGGCGCTGTTCGCGGTGGCGCTGGCCGGCACCGGTCTGCTCACCACGGTCGGCGTGATCGTCGCCATGGACACCTTCGGGCCGGTCTCCGACAACGCCCAGGGCATCGCCGAGATGTCCGGCGACGTCGAGGGCGCGGGCGCGCAGGTGCTCACCAACCTGGACGCCGTCGGCAACACCACCAAGGCCATCACCAAGGGCATCGCCATCGCCACCGCCGTCCTGGCGGCGTCGGCGCTCTTCGGGTCGTACCGTGACGCCATCACCACGGGCGCCCGGGACGTCGGCGAGAAACTGTCCGGCGACGGGGCTCCGATGAGTCTGATGATGGACATCTCGCAGCCCAACAACCTCGTCGGCCTCATCGCGGGCGCCGCGGTCGTCTTCCTGTTCTCCGGGCTCGCCATCAACGCCGTGTCGCGGTCGGCCGGTTCCGTGGTCTACGAGGTGCGGCGGCAGTTCCGCGAGCACCCCGGGATCATGGACTACAGCGAGAAGCCGGAGTACGGCAAGGTCGTGGACATCTGCACCCGGGACGCCCTGCGCGAGCTCGCCACGCCCGGACTGCTGGCCGTGCTGGCACCCATCTTCATCGGGTTCACGCTCGGCGTCGGCGCGCTCGGCTCGTTCCTGGCGGGCGCGATCGGGGCGGGCACGCTCATGGCGGTGTTCCTGGCCAACTCCGGCGGTGCCTGGGACAACGCCAAGAAGCTCGTCGAGGACGGTCATCACGGCGGCAAGGGCAGCGAGGCCCACGCCGCGACCGTCATCGGCGACACGGTCGGCGACCCCTTCAAGGACACCGCCGGGCCCGCGATCAACCCGCTGCTGAAGGTGATGAACCTCGTCGCGCTGCTCATCGCGCCCGCGGTCATCAAGTTCAGCTACGGCGAGGACAAGAGCATCGGCGTCCGGATCGGGATCGCCCTGCTCTCGCTCGCCGTGATCGTCGGCGCGGTCTATGTCTCCAAGCGGCGCGGGATCGCCGTGGGGGACGAGGAGGACAGTGCCAAGAGGGTGGCCGGTTCGGCCGATCCCGCGGTGGTTTCGTAGGCGGTCTTACGGCAGCCTCCTCACCTGGGGCGGGCGGGTGGCGCGGTGGACGCGCCGCCCGCCCGCTCTGTGTGCGCACGCCCCCTTCGTGACCCTTCTCTCACTTGGTGCAAATGGCTTTAATGCATGACTTATCGGACGCCCTGCTTGTAGGTGTCCTCCAGGCGCCGTGTATGTTCCGGGGCCGAGGAGCCATGGAAGGGACCAATCCGGTGAACAAGAAGCTCGCAGCCGCGCTGTCCGGCGGTGCGGTACTGGCGATGGCGCTGTCGGCATGCAGCAGCGGTGACGACAACAGCGAGAAGCTCGACGCCTGGGCCAAGCAGGTCTGTGACGCCGTACAGCCGCAGGCCAAGAAGATCGAGGCCGCGAACGCCGCGATCCAGCAGCAGACCTCGGACAACAGCAAGCCGGAGGACGTCCAGAAGACCGACGCCCAGGCCTTCCAGGACATGTCCGACGCCTACAAGGCGATCGGCGCGGCCGTGCAGAAGGCCGGGGCGCCCGACACCGGCGACAGCAAGAACGCCGAGAAGAAGCAGCAGGACGCGGTCAAGGAGCTCAACAGCCTGTCCGCCTCCTACGCCTCCCTCAAGAAGCAGGTCGACGAGCTCGACACGAAGGACCAGGGCAAGTTCGCGGACGGCCTCAAGGACGTCGCGACCGAGCTCGACAAGCTCAGCACGACCGGCAGCGACGCCCTCAAGAACCTCGAAGAGGGTGACGTCGGCAAGGCGATGGCCGAGCAGGAGAGCTGCAAGAGCGCGTCCACCGCGCCGTCGGCGACGAACGGCTGACACCCGCCCCGGGCGGCCCCCGGCGCCGCGGGCACCGCCTGCGGCGCCGGTTTGCGTCCACAATGGGGGCGTGAGTGACTCCAGCCTTGCCCCCCTGCCCTCCGCCGACCGCCCCGACGTCGCCGCCGCCCTGCGCGACGCCCTCCTGAGCGCCTCCTTCACCGCCGACGGCCTGCTCGAACTGCTCGGCGCCCCCGCCTACGCGGCGCTCGCCCGCAGCGAGACCGTGCCCGCGCTGCGGGCCACCCGCGGGGACAGCGCGCTGGAGGTGCTCGTACGGCTCTTCCTGTTGCAGCAACCCGTGCGCCACGCGCGCGTGGCGGACGTACTGCCCCTGGAGGCGTGTCTGGAGGCCGGGTGGCTGGTGCGGGCCGGCGCCGACGAAGTGGCCGCGACGGTGGACGTACGGCCGTACGGCGGGCCCGACGGCGAGGACTGGTTCATCGTGTCCGACCTCGGGTGCGCCGTGGGCGGCGCCGGTGGCATCGGCAGCCGCGCGGAGGGTGTCGTCCTCGGCGTGGGCGGTGCCTCCACGACCCTCGCCGGCATCACCGTCCGCACGCCCGTCGGCTCCGCGCTCGACCTCGGCACCGGGTCCGGCATTCAGGCGCTGCACGCCGCGCGGCACGCCACGCGCGTGACGGCGACCGACCTCAACCCGCGCGCGCTGCACATCACCGCGCTGACCCTGGCCCTGTCCGGCGCCCCGGCGGCCGAGCTGCGGGAGGGCTCGCTCTTCGAGCCGGTGCGCGACGACGAGACGTACGACCTGATCGTCTCCAACCCGCCCTTCGTGATCTCGCCGGGCGCCCGGCTGACGTACCGGGACGGCGGGATGGGCGGGGACGATCTGTGCCGGTCGCTCGTTCAGCAGGCGGGGGAACGGCTGAACGAGGGCGGGTTCGCGCAGTTCCTCGCCAACTGGCAGCACGTGGAAGGGGAGGACTGGCAGGACAGGCTCAGGTCGTGGGTGCCGCGCGGGTGCGACGCGTGGATCGTCCAGCGCGAGGTGCAGGACGTCACGCAGTACGCCGAGCTGTGGCTCAGGGACGCCGGTGACCACCGTGGGGACCCGGCCGAGTACCAGGCGCTGTACGACGCCTGGCTGGACGAGTTCGAGGCGCGCAAGGTGAAGGCGGTCGGGTTCGGCTGGATCACCCTGCGGAGGACGGCGGCCGCCGTGCCCTCGGTCGTCGCGGAGGAGTGGCCGCACCCCGTCGAGCAGCCGCTCGGCGACACCGTCGCGGCGCACTTCGAGCGGCTCGACTATCTGCGGGCGCACGACGACGCGGCGCTGCTGGAAGGGCACTTCAAGCTGGCGCCGGAGATCGTGCAGGAGCAGGTCGGGCTGCCCGGCGCCGAGGACCCGGAGCATGTGGTGCTGCGCCAGAACCGTGGCATGCGCCGCGCCACCAAGGTGGACACGGTCGGCGCGGGTTTCGCCGGCGTGTGCGACGGCTCGTTGAGCGCGGGGCGCATCCTGGACGCCATCGCGCAACTGGTGGGCGAGGACCCGGTGTTGCTGCGGGACCGTACGCCGGCGCAGATCAGGGTGCTGGTGGAGCAGGGGTTCCTGGAGCCGGCCTGATCCGACTGGGGCCGGGGCGGCTGAGGTCGAGCCGACTGGGGCCGGGGCGGCTGAGGCGTGGGCGTACCCCTGAGACGGGTGCGCCCGGTCTGGCCTGATTGGTGACGAAAAGGTCTCCTGTCAGTGGGGCGTGCGAGGCTACCTTCGAGGGGCAGGCCCGACGCGTCCTCGGGGGAGGCGCACCCGCTCGGGCCTCGGGGGGAGGCCCGATGTCGGGGGAGACGCCGGATCACGGTGAAGGCAGGGTCGTGGGCGGCCGCTACCGGCTGCTGCGGACGCTCGGCGCGGGCGGCATGGGCCGGGTCTGGCTGGCGTACGACGACGAGTTGGCGTGCGAGGTGGCGCTCAAGGAGATCGCGCTGCCGGACGTGCCGATGGACGCGAGCGAGCCCGCGCAGCGCATCGCGCGGGCCCGCAGCGAGGCGCGGCACGCGGCGCGGCTGCGCGGGCATCGCCATGTGGCGACGGTGCATGACGTGGTGGTGCACGAGGGGCTGCCGTGGATCGTCATGGAGTACGTGCCGGACGCGGTCGACCTCCAGGCGGTGGTACGGAGTTCGGGGCCGCTGCCGCCCGTCCAGGCGGCCCGCGTCGGACTGGCCGTGCTCGACGCGCTGACCGCGGGGCACCGGATCGGCATCCTCCACAGGGATGTGAAACCGGCCAACATCCTGCTGGGATCGGATGCTTCGGGCGACCCGTACGCGCGCGTGCTGCTCACCGACTACGGCATCGCCCTCCAACCCGAGTCCCGGGAACCCCGGCTCACCGCCACGGCGGGCATCCTCGGCACGCCCGGCTATCTCGCGCCGGAGCGCGCGCGTGGGGAGCCGCCGACACCGGCCGCGGATCTGTTCTCGCTGGGCGCGACCCTGTACTGGGCCGTGGAGGGCCACGGCCCCTTCGACCGACACGGCGAGTACGCGACCCTGACGGCCTTGCTCGGCGAGGAACCGACGCCACCGGTGCGGGCCGGTGAACTGGCGCCCGTG includes:
- a CDS encoding sodium-translocating pyrophosphatase, whose translation is MAGLSTPQLDHPTSLAAAVLTDDNRIIVWVIAAVAVAALVVAGVLVRQVLAAGEGTDSMKEIASAVQEGANAYLARQLRTLGVFAVVVFFLLMLLPADDWNQRAGRSVFFLIGAGFSAATGYIGMWLAVRSNVRVAAAAREATPAEGEPEKDLTAVSHKAMKIAFRTGGVVGMFTVGLGLLGASCVVLVYAADAPKVLEGFGLGAALIAMFMRVGGGIFTKAADVGADLVGKVEQGIPEDDPRNAATIADNVGDNVGDCAGMAADLFESYAVTLVAALILGKAAFGDAGLAFPLIVPAIGVLTAMIGIFAVAPRRSDRSGMSAINRGFFISAVISLVLVAAAVFAYLPSSYADLDGVTEGEIAGKGGDPRILALVAVAIGILLAAVIQQLTGYFTETNRRPVMDIGKSSLTGPATVVLAGISVGLESAVYTALLIGLGVYGAFLLGGTSIMLALFAVALAGTGLLTTVGVIVAMDTFGPVSDNAQGIAEMSGDVEGAGAQVLTNLDAVGNTTKAITKGIAIATAVLAASALFGSYRDAITTGARDVGEKLSGDGAPMSLMMDISQPNNLVGLIAGAAVVFLFSGLAINAVSRSAGSVVYEVRRQFREHPGIMDYSEKPEYGKVVDICTRDALRELATPGLLAVLAPIFIGFTLGVGALGSFLAGAIGAGTLMAVFLANSGGAWDNAKKLVEDGHHGGKGSEAHAATVIGDTVGDPFKDTAGPAINPLLKVMNLVALLIAPAVIKFSYGEDKSIGVRIGIALLSLAVIVGAVYVSKRRGIAVGDEEDSAKRVAGSADPAVVS
- a CDS encoding small secreted protein, yielding MEGTNPVNKKLAAALSGGAVLAMALSACSSGDDNSEKLDAWAKQVCDAVQPQAKKIEAANAAIQQQTSDNSKPEDVQKTDAQAFQDMSDAYKAIGAAVQKAGAPDTGDSKNAEKKQQDAVKELNSLSASYASLKKQVDELDTKDQGKFADGLKDVATELDKLSTTGSDALKNLEEGDVGKAMAEQESCKSASTAPSATNG
- a CDS encoding DUF7059 domain-containing protein, whose protein sequence is MSDSSLAPLPSADRPDVAAALRDALLSASFTADGLLELLGAPAYAALARSETVPALRATRGDSALEVLVRLFLLQQPVRHARVADVLPLEACLEAGWLVRAGADEVAATVDVRPYGGPDGEDWFIVSDLGCAVGGAGGIGSRAEGVVLGVGGASTTLAGITVRTPVGSALDLGTGSGIQALHAARHATRVTATDLNPRALHITALTLALSGAPAAELREGSLFEPVRDDETYDLIVSNPPFVISPGARLTYRDGGMGGDDLCRSLVQQAGERLNEGGFAQFLANWQHVEGEDWQDRLRSWVPRGCDAWIVQREVQDVTQYAELWLRDAGDHRGDPAEYQALYDAWLDEFEARKVKAVGFGWITLRRTAAAVPSVVAEEWPHPVEQPLGDTVAAHFERLDYLRAHDDAALLEGHFKLAPEIVQEQVGLPGAEDPEHVVLRQNRGMRRATKVDTVGAGFAGVCDGSLSAGRILDAIAQLVGEDPVLLRDRTPAQIRVLVEQGFLEPA